The nucleotide sequence GTCGGCGTCTCCTCGAGCTTGAGGTACCGGCAGCCCTCGATCTCGTCGAGCAGCCGGACCAGGAAGGGGGCGGGCATGGTCACGCCGGTGTTGACCGGCTCGTCCTGCACGACCACCGGCACCGACACCGCCTCGGCCACCCGGCGGAAGTGCTCGAAGACCAGGTCGAGGTTCCTGGTGTTCTCGGGCGGGGCCAGCATCACCGCGGCGGCTCCGGCGTCCTCCGCCCGGCGCGCGTAGTCCAGCGCCATGCGGGTCGCGCGGGCCGAGACCCCGGCCACGACCGGCGCCCGCCCTGCGGTCGCCTGCACATAGCGCCGCAGCACCCGCTCCCGCTCGTCGTCGAGGAGCTTGGCGGCCTCGCCCATGATGCCGAGGATGGTGAGGCCGTGCGCCCCCGCGCCCAGGTAGTCCTCGACGAGGGTGTCGATGCTGCCCTCGTCGACCTCCCCGTCGTCGGTGAACGGCGTCAGCGTGATGGGCAGCACACCCCGGAGGGTGCTCACCGCCGGACACCCCGTGCGAACGTCCGGACGACCCGGCTGCGACACTCGGTGACTGGGATCACAAGCACACCGTAG is from Blastococcus sp. HT6-4 and encodes:
- a CDS encoding dihydrodipicolinate synthase family protein, yielding MSTLRGVLPITLTPFTDDGEVDEGSIDTLVEDYLGAGAHGLTILGIMGEAAKLLDDERERVLRRYVQATAGRAPVVAGVSARATRMALDYARRAEDAGAAAVMLAPPENTRNLDLVFEHFRRVAEAVSVPVVVQDEPVNTGVTMPAPFLVRLLDEIEGCRYLKLEETPTLPKITAVRNAVRSPVGIFGGLGGVYLYEELLRGADGIMTGFGFPQVLVGTYEKFVAGQRAEAQAYFFRHLPLIRYEAQLGVGGVTIRKQVFARRGAISSPHARFPAPPVDDLTLAELDDLITAVGL